CTTTAGTAATGTAGTCTTATGGGTAACGATTTCTTCTGGGAATTCACTAAAATTGATCAAGTCCGTCCAGTTTGCAATTTTCTGAGGATTTCCCTTGTCACCACCCCTTTGGTCCAAGTTGGGCCATAATTCGTAAATGTAATTTAGGATTGAGGAAATATTATGTTGAGGGTCCAGAGTTGATTCAGAGGAAAATAACAATTCCAGCCGATCATAGACATCGGATAATTCAAAAGAATATGTGAAGTAGTTTTTCTCAGGAATATGTGCTGAATTTGGTTTACCATCTACTCCCCTTGGGAGAAAATATTTTACATTGTTAAACGGAGTTAAATTCAAACCAAGGATGTCCAGTTCTTCTTTATCCTCGCTAGCATAAGTTTCCTCTCTTTCTTTATCTATGTATAAAAGATCTTTTTCTTTGGTATTAAGTAGAATTATAGAAATACCTTCCTCTAATAGTTTTTGATGAAGGACCTGTAACAAGAATAAGAGATAACTGGTCTTCATGTTCCCTGAAATTCCCGTGGCGTTAACATGAGTGGTATCAGGTCCAAAAATGTAAGTTACATCCAAGTCAATTGGGATTTTAGTATTGTTAGTCATCGAGATCACGCCTGCGGGAATAGGATGTTCCATTTCAGGGATCCCAAGAGATGAAATGACATCCTCTACAGTAGCAAAAGTTACAAGTTTGCCTTCTTGAACAGGCATATTGATGTTCCAATTTTTTGATTTTGAAGGTATTTTGTTAGGGCTAGAAGTATTAGAAGAAATATCTTCTTTAAAACTAATTAATTGAAGGTTAGCAATTACATCAATCTTTGCAACTGTCAGGCCACCGCTCAACTTTTCATCCGAGTTTAAAAGTAAATTGATCTGAGTCGGATAGTAATTTCTAGAAAAAGTTTCGCTGTCTATGTAGATTCTCTTTAGTTCTTTGATCATTCCAATAGTTTTTGTGTTCTGGACATTTTCAACACTAATAAAGTCAAATGGGTTTATCAGGATTTCAGGTTTGATTATAATCCAAAATGAATCGATAGAATTGGAAAAATTTTCAGATACGAAGGTAATTCCGATGGGTTTGTTATCTTGCATCTATAAAATCTTAATCTACAAAGGTTATAAGAAACCAAGTATCGAGTTACATCCTGTCCAGCTGTCTTTACAAAAAATTTATTTTAATGATCCGCTTTTTGCAAATGTCAAGAATGTCATGAAAGTAAACTCACTCTCATTAATTTTCTGAATTCCTATTAATGAAGATTCATGTTAAAGACAATCGAATAACGTTACTGGACCAATTTGTATCTTTATGAAAATATCAATGTATACTTTTTACATTAAGAAATGAAATTAGGTATACAGGGTACAGGAGTACGCATAACTATTCCAGTTTACCAGGTTAATATTTAGAAGACTGCTCCTAATAGAGTAGGATTGAAATATTATTATCAAATTTTTTTATCACATTTAACTAATTCTTGTAACCCTTTGGAATGTACTATTTGATTGTGGTTACTAACATTAACATATATGCAAGCATACCAACTTTATAGATTGATAAATAATTCAAGAATATGGATGATAACAGTCATACCGCTTGCAATAATGATAGTAATTTTTGGATATCTTGTATATCAGGTTAATGATCTTTCAGTCAAACTAAACGCAGCATTAGAACAAGATTCTTTGTCCCTTAAAACAAAAACTAGGGAGAACTCAAGCTTACTGGAGGTAGAAGAAAACAATAGTAACAATGGTACAATCGACAATAGTATTTCAGAACAACTAATGCTAAATAACGTATCATCCGAAACATCATCTGAATCACAGGAATCTGGGATAGATAATGGTGGGCAGAATGCTGATGCTGGAGCTTCTCCTTACATTGTGATACATGACGCTCTAATTCCTGACCCATCTTCCATTTTATCGGTAATCATAAGGACTGCAATAATCGCAACCTTGGTTTTTGTTATCGTTAAATGGCTGGGTGGAAAAGGTATAGGCCAGTTATCTCCTTTTGGATTATTAATCGTAGTGGGTCTGGGGTCAGCAATTGGCGATCCTATGATTTATAAAGAAATATCTATCCCGCAAGCGATGGCTGCAGTCATCATTGCGGTAATATTCTTTAAAGTAATTGACTATTTGACCTTGAAGAGTAGGCGATTTAGAGAATCCATAGAACCTAAACCAATCTTGCTAGTAGAACATGGATCGATTGTTAATGAAGGTCTAAAAAGGGCTAAGATGGATATGGCAGAATTTGAGGCCGAAATGAGATTAAGCGGTTTAGAAAATGCAAGGGAAATTAAGTACGCCCGTCTGGAATCTAACGGTAAGATTAGCTTTATAATAAATAAGAAAACGACATCAGATGGAAATTAAGCGACTAATTAAACTTGAATTGATTGGGACTTCATCTCCTTACATCATCTAAGTTGACGAATATTCTGGATAACATTGGTGGTTCTTCACAGAAGGACCACCTTTAGAAAGAACATGTTAGTTCGTAAAATCGTAACTAACCCTCGTAATTTATGCTCTTTTCAACTAAATTGTTATTTGTAATTTGATGCGATCTTTTGTAGACATTCGAATAGCTAAACAAGAGAACATTAATTGCATTAATCTATTATAAATATAGCAAAGAAACGAACATAATTAAGATTTAGATTGATGGGTTTAGAGGACTCTCCAGAGTATCCATACTTACCAATTTGTTTAATTTATATGATTCATTCTCATTTTTAAGATTATTGAACAGCAGTGACGACATAAAATACGTCGTTGTAGTAAGAAAAGATCTCGGAATGGGTGTCGGAAAAATTGCTGGCCAGGTAGGACATGCATGTAGTTCCGTTGTGTGGCAGAACCCAGACCATGTTGCTAATTGGTTTAACTACGGTGGTCAAAAAAAAGCAGTATTGAAGATCCAATCAGAAAAAGAACTAATAGATATAATAAAAAAGGCTCAAGCATACGGTATCATTACTACAGTGATAAGAGATGCTGGAAAAACACAGATAGAGCCTAATACCATGACATGCTGTGGATTCGGTCCAGATTATTCGACAAAATTAGATAAATTGACCGGACATTTAAAGTTACTGTAGTAGTAACACTTCTGGCGACTCGAAAATAAATTTGGTTTTTCATGTAATAGTATCCTTTTGGTGTAACTTCCATGAACCAGCAAAAATTTTTCATCGCCATTCTTCAAAAATTGATATTTATTTTAAAAAAATGAATACTTGGAGAGGGAATACGAATATTACTAAGAAACACATGAAAGGGATGCAGAATTGCTCTATGTAGTTGCGACGTCTTACCTTTCTTATTCAATATCAATTTATTTGACGGTAATAGGCTGATATGTAAGATGCACGTACCGAATCCTAATAACACTTTTTACTACTTGGGCTTGTCAGTTCTATTTTCGACAATATTAGGATTATTATTCCCAAATATAGGAATCGTAGTGGAACCGTATTTGTTGTTGTGGCTTGGACTTTTACTTTTGTTCAATCTAATCAACATGAACCTGTCAGAACTTTATACAGTATTTTCACATCCGAAGAAGCTTATAATACTTACAATAGTGAAACTGGTGTTAATTCCAGTCGGATTGTACGCGATAATGAACATCTTTTCGCTTACCATTGTTCCTATAAGTACAAATTTAATGTTGTCAGTGTTTTTACTATCGGGCATATCTACAGGGCTTGGATCACCTTTTGTTGTAAACTTTGTTGGGGGCAGATTGCCAATAGTAGTAGGTCTAATAATAGCAACCTCACTATCTGTTCCATTTGTGTTACCAAGTTTAATATTTCTTTTTTTTAGCAGCAACTTTACAATCCCTATTTTCGACATGGTTGTGCTTTTATTGGTAGCATTAATGCTGCCTTTGATAGCAAGTCAGCTTTTAAAAAAAATTTCTCCCAAACTTACGGATCTAGTCAATAAACAATCACTAAACCTCTCACTTGTTTTCATTTTTCTTATCAACCTGGGGATTTTTGCCAAATATTCCTATTTCTTTTTTTCCAATTTCTTAGGAACTGTAGAAAACATATTTTTGGCGTTTATATTATTTGGGTATTATGGACTAACAGGATATGGTATCTCCAGGATAATGGGCTTATCAAAGGATGATAGAATATCAACAATGATTTCAATGATATATATTAACAATATTTTGATAGTTGTGTTTGCTCAACAATTCTTTGGTACTGAGATCGCTGCATTAGCAGCATTTTTCAATATTCCTTATTACTTGGGGATATTACTACTAAAAAAAATTTTCAATGCAAAATAAATTATTGTCATCATTTATTTTTTTGGATTTATTAGAAGAAAAGGTCACAATCCGGTTTATGTTTTAGGGGAGTTAACCCATTGTATCAAGAATCACAAATTGTAACCTGCTACTAGTAAATATCAAAAAATTTGGTTATTGATCATCTTAGCCTATTACTAGGGAATTATTTCAAAATAACTTTGATCTTGATCGTGTGGGGTCAATACTCCACCACCTTTACTTTCTGTAATGTACTGCATATGAATTCTGTATTGTTGAATCCAAATCCTTTTTGAATTGATTACTAATTAGGCCGCCATACACTACCAAGTCTCTTGCAAAACTTTCAAGTCTACCGAGCAACTGTACATTTATGATCTCGCGGTCCGCATTAAAATCCTGATTCGAGTTTATAGATATCCCATATGGTAAACTCCAACCATAGCACTGCCTTATAGCCGTTCTCATCTGATCCATTACTGTCAAACCTTTTTCATGCGAAGAGCAAAGGTACCCAAAAGTCTTTCCGGCAAACTCTGCCCAAAAGTAATCTAAAAAGTTTTTCAGTGATCCTGCCATTGAACCATGATAGTCGGGTGTTGCAAGGACTAAAGCGTCAGCCCAGTTAACTAATTCAACAGCGTGTTTAATCCCACTTAATTTTTCGTTGTATTCTGCAGTATACATAGGCAAAGGATTTGAATAGAGATTCAGTAACCTTGTATCCCCGCCATTTTTGTTTACATTGTTTAATATGATCTTTAAAGTTTCTGTACTAAAGGAATCTTGCCTCATGCTAGATCCAACACCTAAAACCTTTAAGGTCATCATCTCTAGTAAATACCACCTGGGACGATCTGAAAAGTATAATTTGTTTTATTCACACATACTATTCGTCATGGTAATTTATAAATATAATAGTTTACAAATTATATAAATTAGAAAATACAGATTCTGGATAAGTACCTCTAACAAATATTAAAGGAAATCACTCTTTTCTTTAATCAAGAACTTACAGATTGAATCTCCTTTGGCTGCTCTATGAGTAACCTCTACATTAGCATCAAGTATATATTCAAATAATTCTGTTTCAATAGAGCAGGCCTCCCAATGTTTTTCCGCTATCATTATTATTGGACAATTATATTCCAACAGAGTATGAGAATTGCGTTTTCTGTCTTTTTTGGATTCAGCGATATAGCCTTCTTCATCCCTGATTCTTGCTAATTCTTTTACTCTTTCATTGAATTTCATATCCTTCATACGTACACTATATTTTTCTAATAACTCCTTTTGACGTTCCCGCAATACAGACTCTACTGCATCCTTACCCATCTTTTTTTCTAAATAGTCCAAAGCATGTGTTGCTATTTCACCATAAGATCTTGGAAATGCAGTTTTACCAGTACTTGATAATGAATATTGCATTGTGGGTCTCCCTACACCTTTACGAATTTCCACACTTTCAACCAAGCCTCTATCTTGTAAATCACTCAAATGCTTGTGTACGGCCATTCTAGAAATCTTCATAACCTTTGACAAGTCCTTTAATCCTGCTTGTTTCATGACTTTCAGATAATACAATATTTTTCTCTTTGGATCAGATTGTGAAAAGGTTTCTGATTTCATTTTACGATACTCCTTTAAAATCCATCTAAGGTACCTAAGTAGAGCATTGCTAATTAATATACAATTTGGTTTATTAATTAAGTTAGGGTTTTAGATTTTTTTGGGTATTACACCTAGTTAGGATTCAATATATATATATATCAGCATAACAGAAGTTTCCAATTCAATTAAAATCAAGAAGAAAAAGATGTACCAATCAAGCTTTGACAAAAGATCAGGCTTTAACTTCTAAATAAATGTAAAGTACCAAAGTTTAAAAATGGTTCAAAATAACAAATCATAGTTGATTATAAGAAAACCTCACCTGGCGATAGTGGGTTTGACAATCATAACTATTATTCTAATATATTACTATTACTATGAGATAGTTGTATTGAGAGAGAAACCACCCGAGCCCCAGGAAATAATCACTCCTGAAGGCAAAGATATTTTTGGAGTTGATGAGATCTATCCCACAGCAAAGGATGGTAGAGAGTGGTTTATTAATATGCAAGATCCTCTTGATGACGATGCATTCTCAATTACATCAAATGTTCCTATAGTCAAGAATTCAGAAGATGAACCAGCCTGGTTTATTAATGATACTCAGATAAGAATGAATATAGGTACTCCAGATAGTGCACAACCATGGAAAAATATTGAGATGACCGGCTATGTTAAGATAAAATCAGTTTATGATACCAATCAAGAAGACGAAGGAGGAACTGATGGTGGAGATTCTGAGTCTCTGGCCCATGATTTTACATGGCGTGCACGTGGAGGCTCACATAATAATCAAAATCCTTGTGAGGGGACCGCATTGAATGGGGGGATTGATGTGATGAACATGGAAGCAGCTTGGAAGAAGGAAATATGGCATACCGGGGGCTACACTGATTCCAGAGGTTCGGCTAAAGCAACTGAAAAGCCTCTATTTGATAGATGGATTGGGTGGAAGGTGATAATGTACAACCAGGATAGTGACACCAGTGTCAAAATGGAATCATTTATTGATGATGATAATGACAATGTATGGAAAAAGGTCAATGAGATCACCGATGATGGTGGTTGGTTTGCCAATAGTTCAGATAAAGAATTTAACAGTGCAAAATGCAATAAGGCCAAGGACTACGTCATAACTAATTCAGGACCTATAGCAAGTTTTAGAGCAGACAATTTAGCCTTTGAGTTCAAGAATCTTAGTATCAGAGAAATTCAGCCCGTCTAAAATGATTTAAAACTAGATATTTTTTTTGGGTCTCAGTAAAGTATGACAACCAGTTTTGGTAATTAGTTGTCTTTACAAACTAAAACATATTGATTGATTAAGATGCTTTTAATGGATTGCTTTGGATTGATCGTCAGCCCTACTCCGATATCAAGGTCGAGAGGATTGAAATTGTTACAGATAAAGGTAGAAAATACCACTTAAAGCAAGTAAAACCTGAATTTCCATTTGATTTTCAAAGGCGTTGATCCACTTATTGTTAATAATGGTTCATGGATTAAACCCAAACATTGAAAACTTAACCAAGGTTAACATTTATTAACCTAGGAAAGTAATATAGATTATGCAAAATTTTAGGCGATTGGCATTGCCCCTTTTTTCAATTATTTTGGTTATTACGATAGCTTTGATAATGTCTGCCTACCTACTTAACCCATCAAATCCATCTTTTGATACCCATGCTCAAAACTCGACCGACAATAGAAAAATGATTGGAAGTCATACGCCAGGCTATCCTGTCTTCCGATCAACTGGAGATATACTAGATCCTATTTCTATTCCTGGCAACTCCAAAAATGCAGTGGTAGATCCGAATCAATATTTACATGAATTCAATTATGGACACGTGTCAAAATATGCCAATGGAACCACCCTAAGAGAATACACACTGATTGCTTCTGACTCGGAGATAAAAGAAGTGTCACCGGGGGTCTTTTACAATGTGTGGACTTACAACGGCACAATACCTGGCCCGACAATTCGAGCTACAGAAGGTGATCACATCAAGATCAATTTCATAAATAACGGTTCAAAACCTCATTCACTACACACCCACGGAATTCATCCAGCAGAGATGGATGGAGTTTTTGACATGGTTGGTCCAAAGGGCAAGTTCACATATGAATTTACGGCTGAGCCATATGGAGTTTATCCATACCATTGTCACATGACGCCACTAGAGGAGCACATAACACATGGACTCTATGGCGTCATGATTATTGATCCAAAGACTCCAAGACCTCCAGCAGATGAAATGGTTATGGTTATGAATGGTTATGATACTGACTTTGACACGGAAAATAACTTTTACACTGTAAATGGAATCCCATATTTTTATATGCATAATCCGATAGAGATCAAAAAGGATGAGCTAACAAGAATTTACCTAGTCAATATGTTAGAGTTTGATCCAATAAACAACTTTCATTTGCACGCCAACATGTTTAACTATTATCCAAGTGGAACTAGTCAAACTCCTGCTGAGCTTAATGACATCGTAACTATGAGTCAAGGAGAAAGAGGCATCTTAGAATTCAAATACAAATATCCAGGAAATTACATGTTCCACGCTCATAAAACAGAATTTGCAGAAAAGGGATGGATGGGTATGTTCAAAGTGGTAGACAACAGTCAAGACGATAAAAAAGAGGTTGATCTGAGGAGCAATAGTGCAGAAAACCCAACTAATGTATCTGTTTCCAAGAATCAGTCCTATCTGGTAGCAAATTCTAGTCAGAACGGTGTAATGAATACTGATTCAGAAAATAACAAGATGACATATAATTACACTGACTATAAGTTTAGTAACAACTCACTACATAATAGCCAACAACAGACAGCCAATCCAAATGAGGTTATTTCTTCCTATCAGTACGGAACAAACTCAAGCCAAGCCAAGGAGTAGATAGATAATGAAAGATAAGAAATTAGAAAAAGTAGACAAGGAAAAAGAGTTTGGCAAGAATGATGAAAATAAATTATCCACCAATACTCTCGGCAATACTGATGGACAAGGTCAAAAGAGGCAAGATATTAGAGATACAGAAGAGCCAACCGCTATTGGTATCAATGCAAGTAATACAAATACAAAGTCAACAAAAGGAAAAAGAAGAAAAATTGCATCATTGGTCTTAGCAATTACACCACTGATCATTTTAGCAGGGATGGTTTATTTTCTTTCAAGTCCATTTGGACAAAACCTGATAAACACTGGAGTTCCTCTACCAGAAGTAACAATAGAAAAAGTAGAATTTCATGAGAATCAAGTGGTGGCTTTTATACGCAATACGGGCCCCGAGCAAGTTATGATTTCTCAAGCAGACATTAATGATAGGATACAATCTGCCGCAATTGAACCCTCTCAAGTATTGCCCAGGCTTTCAGAAGCTAAAGTCATAATACCCTTTTTTTGGAACACAGCAGAACCTTATGAAGTGGGCATAACTACTTCTGACGGAACAAGATTTAGCAAGGTTATCGATGCCGCTGCCCCTGCTCCGGTTCCAAACATCAATCAGTTCTCAGTATTCGCGATGTTGGGAGTATTCGTAGGGGTAATACCAGTTCTGATTGGACTTGCATGGTATCCGTTTATGAGGAAAATAACAAGAAACCAGTATAATTTCTTTCTGAGTTTGACCGCAGGATTGCTAGTATTCTTGGGTATTGATGCATTTTTAGAAAGTAACGAAATAGCCGCGAATAATCTAGCTGCAACATTTAATGGCCAACTTTTAATACCAGTTATAATCATCGCGACTTTCCTTGGGCTATTCTATCTTTCAGAATATTTCGGCAAGAGAGCAGAGTCAAAGTTATCATTTGAATATGAAAAAGAGGAGACAGAACAGAATGACACAAGACGTTTAAATGCTCAAAATAATTTTCAAGAATCCTCCGTTAATCCCCTATCTAAAACTAGGGTTTCATCATCATCCTTGACAAACCCGCTTTCAAATGACATGATAGGTTTAGCACAAAAAGAGGAAGAGAAGAATAGAGTAGAGAAGAAAGAAGAAGAAGAAGAAAAACTAACTCGATTGATTGATAAGCGCGAATTAATAAAGCCACTTACCCTATCGCTAATGGTTGCAATCGGAATAGGCCTACATAATTTCGGAGAGGGTTTGGCAATAGGGGCAGCTGTTTTACTTGGTGAAATAGCGCTTAGTACCTTTTTAATCATTGGCTTTACAATCCATAATACAACAGAGGGCCTAGCTATCGTTGCCCCCCTTGCAAAAACAGGAAAGTTAATGATAAGACGATTAGTTGCAATGGGACTGATTGCAGGGATTCCTACTATTTTAGGCACATGGATCGGTGGATTTGTATACTCTCCTTTGGCCTCAATCATATTCTTGTCGATTGGAGCAGGTGCAATATTTCAGGTCGTTTACGCCCTTGCAGTATGGATGAGTAAGTCATTGAGGGAAAGTAGTAAGACTAACAAAGCCGAAAGCGTAGATTTGGGAGAAATAACAGGTAGATCCGGATCAAGATTATTAGCTTCCCAGGGAAAAAGTCCCACTGCGGCTATAATAGCAGGCTTCATCGTAGGATTGCTAATAATGTATATAACAGGATTGTTGGTGTAGTGTGATAGTTTTGCAAAGTTTTTTATCAACCCTCGGTTTCTATATAACTAACTAGGTGGACTAGAAAGTGTCAAATAATACTTCATCTTTGGGAGAAAATACAATAATTGACTCTATTAGAAAGGTCAATAGTTCACAAAGAAAGGAACGTACAGATAGGATGGAGGACTATCTTGAGATTATTTATGAGCTAGTCCAACAAAAAGGATATGCTACCAGCGTCGACATTACCGAATGTTTGAATGTCTCAGCCCCTAGTGTTACCAAAATGATGAGAAGGTTAGATACCACAGGATATTTAGAATATGAAAAATACAGAGGTATTCGTTTAACCCAACAAGGGACAAATGTTGCCCAAAATATTAGAAGAAAACATGAATTATTGACAGAGTTCTTTACTTTCATAGGTGTACGAGAGGATGTTGCAAACTCAGATGCAGAAGGCATAGAACATCACCTACATTCTGAAACGCTAGAAAAACTAGAAGAATTTCTTAACGCTAATAGAAAAAAGCAGAAATAATTGTAAAAACCACAGCATATTTCGTAAAGCAATCATCCTAGTCTCCTAATTACCTATATTAGTAGATTAACTGAATAGAAATTGTAATTGAGACAATCATTACCATCCACACAAAATCAATCCTTAACGGATCGGTTATTTAGCTAATACGAAATATAGTATGGAGAATCAAGTCATGAACTATATAATTCAAACATAATCGTACTTTGCAACCTAAGAAAAGGTAACTTTGAAATGCTAATTGAATACTTCAAGAGGGATCTCCGGAGATCGGTATCTGACGATATCCAAATAAATGGTTAAATATTTCAAGAATTAAACCTACTAACTAAAATTAAGGAATATTTGCTTGATAGAATAAAAGCAGAATATTTTCTGATTTTAAAAAATACAAAAATGATGTAGAAACCATTAAGAAAGACTAAACTAATGTATTTGAACCATAAGTCATATTTGAAAAATGAAGAATAAAAAAACTAAAATCATATTTTCTCATAATAATCTATTATTCTAGACATATCGCTATTCTTTCGCTTCTTTCTCTGTTGAAGTATAGTTTCCCAATTAACAGAATAGTTTTTTGTAACGTCTTCTATCTCCGTGCCTGAAAATGCTAGCACATATTGATACTTTTTATTCCAATTTTGTTCATAATAATGAGGGTTATTGACCGAAATAGGATATTCAAGAGTTGAATCCACATGAATCCATTTTTCTTCTATTAAAGCTTCGTTCCAACAGTGATCGAGAAAATCGTGAACAATTCTAGATTGAATCGATAGAGAACTGAGTATGGCCCCAAATAGAAACGACCATTCACTACATCTACCGATCCGATTAAATGCTATGTTTTCTATTTCGCCGTAACGGGGGAACGCCAGGGTAAAAGAACATTGAGGGCAATCATAATATTCTACACTTCTTACTATCCATGAATTTCCCTTAACATATCTAAGACTTAATGATATGTTGCACGATGGACATACTGGGCTCTTATCCATCCATTTCATAAAATCGTGTTTGAACCAATAAAGCAGCAAGGCCATAGGTATCTTCAAGTCTAATTTTCCTCCTACTGCCCCTTCAAATTTGTTTTTAATTTTGATTGGCACTAGCATCCTAATGGATTCAAGTAGGTACCTATCCAGATATTGCTTGCTCACTTGCTTGTACAAGACAAGAGTGTCCTTTGTAATTGGATAAGGAAGACCACTATTTGCTAAATCAAAAAAGTTTAGCACTAGTTAATCACCAAACAATCATTTAAAAATCAAGTGCTATAATTCAAGACCCCTGCATCATGAATCTCATCTAAATGCTGTTGATATTTGTGCCAATCGAGGTGAAAGGAGGTTGCATACAAGGAAAAATGTTGAAAAGTAAAAATAAAAAGATCAGGTAAACAAACACTAATCGTCCATATTTTCATAATTCTAATTATATTCTATTTTCAATAGACTTATGTTTGAATAAGCGCATACGGGTAAATGTTTAAAGAAATAAGGCATGATACAACTTAACAAAGATTCTATTGAAACTGAAAAAAAAGTGTCAGAAAAAAAAAGGTTTGTGTTTCCAGGAAGCAAAGTCCACTCTATGCCTTTCTTGTCTTTTACGATTGAGCATATGTCGTTAAAGATAAAGCCTGATCTAGTAAACAAGATCCTACTTGATTGCGAACAGCAAATAACAATTAGGGCTTTCGATGATTTAGCAGAAATCGTGTTAGATATTTCTGATTTAAAAGTTTCAAAGGTAAATTCACAGTCTATTAATATTTCAAATTTTAGATGCGTTGATAACAAGCAAGTCATAATAGAATTTTCAGAACAATTTAGAGCTGGAAGCACCGTAAACGTTGATATTTCA
This Candidatus Nitrosocosmicus oleophilus DNA region includes the following protein-coding sequences:
- a CDS encoding bile acid:sodium symporter family protein, which encodes MHVPNPNNTFYYLGLSVLFSTILGLLFPNIGIVVEPYLLLWLGLLLLFNLINMNLSELYTVFSHPKKLIILTIVKLVLIPVGLYAIMNIFSLTIVPISTNLMLSVFLLSGISTGLGSPFVVNFVGGRLPIVVGLIIATSLSVPFVLPSLIFLFFSSNFTIPIFDMVVLLLVALMLPLIASQLLKKISPKLTDLVNKQSLNLSLVFIFLINLGIFAKYSYFFFSNFLGTVENIFLAFILFGYYGLTGYGISRIMGLSKDDRISTMISMIYINNILIVVFAQQFFGTEIAALAAFFNIPYYLGILLLKKIFNAK
- a CDS encoding transglutaminase domain-containing protein; protein product: MLNFFDLANSGLPYPITKDTLVLYKQVSKQYLDRYLLESIRMLVPIKIKNKFEGAVGGKLDLKIPMALLLYWFKHDFMKWMDKSPVCPSCNISLSLRYVKGNSWIVRSVEYYDCPQCSFTLAFPRYGEIENIAFNRIGRCSEWSFLFGAILSSLSIQSRIVHDFLDHCWNEALIEEKWIHVDSTLEYPISVNNPHYYEQNWNKKYQYVLAFSGTEIEDVTKNYSVNWETILQQRKKRKNSDMSRIIDYYEKI
- the pth2 gene encoding aminoacyl-tRNA hydrolase is translated as MNSSDDIKYVVVVRKDLGMGVGKIAGQVGHACSSVVWQNPDHVANWFNYGGQKKAVLKIQSEKELIDIIKKAQAYGIITTVIRDAGKTQIEPNTMTCCGFGPDYSTKLDKLTGHLKLL
- a CDS encoding ZIP family metal transporter, with protein sequence MLGVFVGVIPVLIGLAWYPFMRKITRNQYNFFLSLTAGLLVFLGIDAFLESNEIAANNLAATFNGQLLIPVIIIATFLGLFYLSEYFGKRAESKLSFEYEKEETEQNDTRRLNAQNNFQESSVNPLSKTRVSSSSLTNPLSNDMIGLAQKEEEKNRVEKKEEEEEKLTRLIDKRELIKPLTLSLMVAIGIGLHNFGEGLAIGAAVLLGEIALSTFLIIGFTIHNTTEGLAIVAPLAKTGKLMIRRLVAMGLIAGIPTILGTWIGGFVYSPLASIIFLSIGAGAIFQVVYALAVWMSKSLRESSKTNKAESVDLGEITGRSGSRLLASQGKSPTAAIIAGFIVGLLIMYITGLLV
- a CDS encoding helix-turn-helix transcriptional regulator, whose amino-acid sequence is MKSETFSQSDPKRKILYYLKVMKQAGLKDLSKVMKISRMAVHKHLSDLQDRGLVESVEIRKGVGRPTMQYSLSSTGKTAFPRSYGEIATHALDYLEKKMGKDAVESVLRERQKELLEKYSVRMKDMKFNERVKELARIRDEEGYIAESKKDRKRNSHTLLEYNCPIIMIAEKHWEACSIETELFEYILDANVEVTHRAAKGDSICKFLIKEKSDFL
- a CDS encoding iron dependent repressor, metal binding and dimerization domain protein; translation: MEDYLEIIYELVQQKGYATSVDITECLNVSAPSVTKMMRRLDTTGYLEYEKYRGIRLTQQGTNVAQNIRRKHELLTEFFTFIGVREDVANSDAEGIEHHLHSETLEKLEEFLNANRKKQK
- a CDS encoding ATP-binding protein — protein: MQDNKPIGITFVSENFSNSIDSFWIIIKPEILINPFDFISVENVQNTKTIGMIKELKRIYIDSETFSRNYYPTQINLLLNSDEKLSGGLTVAKIDVIANLQLISFKEDISSNTSSPNKIPSKSKNWNINMPVQEGKLVTFATVEDVISSLGIPEMEHPIPAGVISMTNNTKIPIDLDVTYIFGPDTTHVNATGISGNMKTSYLLFLLQVLHQKLLEEGISIILLNTKEKDLLYIDKEREETYASEDKEELDILGLNLTPFNNVKYFLPRGVDGKPNSAHIPEKNYFTYSFELSDVYDRLELLFSSESTLDPQHNISSILNYIYELWPNLDQRGGDKGNPQKIANWTDLINFSEFPEEIVTHKTTLLKFQGMIQKYRKPSTLFVDKKVTSRYLGREIKKMNKNEVFVIDIARLPTLDEQAFVVGDVMKTINEMYSLGHANNPDDEYDSVGSGDEIDDQKEITKKELTKKPKYIVIFIDEINRFLPRGESGNMDLRMSMSNRSAVAEELLKILITGKSRHCILFSAQQFKSQIDQSINENTGLHVITKLGLSELSTNPYSMVDDTTKSVISKLHRGEFILVHPAFRHPIKIAIPKPTFKKP
- a CDS encoding NADPH-dependent FMN reductase, with amino-acid sequence MTLKVLGVGSSMRQDSFSTETLKIILNNVNKNGGDTRLLNLYSNPLPMYTAEYNEKLSGIKHAVELVNWADALVLATPDYHGSMAGSLKNFLDYFWAEFAGKTFGYLCSSHEKGLTVMDQMRTAIRQCYGWSLPYGISINSNQDFNADREIINVQLLGRLESFARDLVVYGGLISNQFKKDLDSTIQNSYAVHYRK
- a CDS encoding DUF421 domain-containing protein — encoded protein: MINNSRIWMITVIPLAIMIVIFGYLVYQVNDLSVKLNAALEQDSLSLKTKTRENSSLLEVEENNSNNGTIDNSISEQLMLNNVSSETSSESQESGIDNGGQNADAGASPYIVIHDALIPDPSSILSVIIRTAIIATLVFVIVKWLGGKGIGQLSPFGLLIVVGLGSAIGDPMIYKEISIPQAMAAVIIAVIFFKVIDYLTLKSRRFRESIEPKPILLVEHGSIVNEGLKRAKMDMAEFEAEMRLSGLENAREIKYARLESNGKISFIINKKTTSDGN